In a genomic window of Streptomyces roseoviridis:
- a CDS encoding S1C family serine protease: MRRLLLPLAAGACALALAGGCAPGPAPRAERSTQAAAPLVSNELQDDYRAVIRDVLPSVVQIDASEGLGSGVVYDDKGHIVTNAHVVGREKTFRVTAATGGQPVTARLVAAYPQQDLAVIRLDKAPQGLKAARFGDSSKVDMGQIVLAMGSPLGLSGSVTQGIVSATGRTVSEGRRGGGTGATIANMVQTSAAINPGNSGGALVNLDSEVIGIPTLAATDPELGGGSAPGIGFAIPASMVRTVADQIIRTGRVTDSGRAALNITGRTVLDDDYRPAGVAIVEAAAGGAAAKAGLRAGDVITRVGDDPVTTITSLAEALADRKPGDKVTVVFTRGTRQERAEVTLGEI, encoded by the coding sequence ATGAGACGCCTCCTGCTCCCCCTCGCCGCCGGAGCCTGTGCCCTGGCCCTGGCCGGCGGCTGCGCCCCGGGCCCGGCGCCCCGGGCCGAGCGGTCCACCCAGGCCGCGGCCCCGCTCGTGTCCAACGAGCTCCAGGACGACTACCGGGCCGTGATCAGGGACGTGCTGCCCTCGGTGGTCCAGATCGACGCCTCCGAGGGCCTGGGCTCCGGTGTCGTCTACGACGACAAGGGGCACATCGTCACCAACGCGCACGTCGTCGGCCGGGAGAAGACCTTCCGGGTCACCGCGGCGACGGGCGGCCAGCCGGTGACGGCGAGGCTGGTGGCGGCCTATCCCCAGCAGGACCTCGCCGTGATCCGGCTGGACAAGGCGCCGCAGGGGCTCAAGGCGGCGCGGTTCGGGGACTCCTCCAAGGTCGACATGGGGCAGATCGTCCTGGCGATGGGCTCGCCGCTCGGCCTGTCCGGCAGCGTCACCCAGGGCATCGTCTCGGCGACCGGCCGCACGGTCAGCGAGGGCCGCAGGGGCGGCGGGACGGGCGCGACGATCGCCAACATGGTGCAGACCTCGGCCGCGATCAATCCCGGCAACAGCGGGGGCGCCCTGGTCAACCTGGACAGCGAGGTGATCGGCATCCCCACGCTCGCGGCGACGGACCCGGAGCTCGGCGGCGGCTCGGCGCCCGGCATCGGCTTCGCGATCCCGGCGTCCATGGTGCGGACCGTGGCCGACCAGATCATCAGGACCGGCAGGGTGACGGACTCGGGGCGGGCCGCGCTCAACATCACGGGCCGCACGGTCCTGGACGACGACTACCGGCCGGCCGGGGTGGCGATCGTGGAGGCCGCGGCGGGCGGGGCGGCGGCGAAGGCGGGCCTGCGGGCGGGCGACGTCATCACCCGGGTCGGCGACGACCCGGTCACCACGATCACCTCGCTGGCCGAAGCGCTGGCCGACCGCAAGCCGGGCGACAAGGTGACGGTGGTCTTCACCCGCGGGACGCGCCAGGAAAGGGCCGAGGTGACGCTGGGCGAGATCTAG
- a CDS encoding phosphatidylglycerol lysyltransferase domain-containing protein encodes MGEVRLSTEGAPRGTVRSRRSAAFAVWYLRAVTFVNFLSAVWVSFGQDLRRHNEDDYFTPYMLTAGFASGVLTLFLAITMRRRKRAAWILNVVLCGLFLLLFALVMFFPEIRRHAQNWISLALTAAFFVALLLGRREFYAKGDRSNPLLATVVAAGGLLVTSLLAAGLVTVTNTSAGHSTFLERWRYGVMRLVTLAADDARFPGIATPGWVDVVINVMSTVLLFAVLFAAFRSRRAVDPLTEEDEERLRALLDRHGERDSLGYFALRREKSVVWSPSGKAAVTYRVVGGVSLASGDPIGDPEAWPGAIEPWLAEAREHGWVPAVMGASEEAGTVYARHGLDALELGDEAIVETDEFTLDGRAMRTVRQAFNRVKRAGYEVRIRRHEDIPADEMHELLRKADDWRDGATERGFSMALGRLGDPGDGRCVMLECTDAEGELRALLSFVPWGPKGLSLDLMRRDRDSENGLMEFMVIELLQRAKEIGITQVSLNFAMFRSVFERGSKLGAGPVLRLWRSLLTFFSRWWQIESLYRANAKYRPIWEPRFMLFEKSADLLRIGVAAGRAEGFLEAPGLLGAPRDGVWGRLHRRHPEGRR; translated from the coding sequence ATGGGAGAGGTCCGTTTGTCCACCGAAGGAGCGCCCCGGGGCACGGTGCGATCGCGGCGCAGTGCCGCGTTCGCCGTCTGGTATCTGCGGGCCGTCACGTTCGTCAACTTCCTGAGCGCGGTGTGGGTCTCCTTCGGCCAGGACCTGCGCCGGCACAACGAGGACGACTACTTCACCCCGTACATGCTGACCGCCGGCTTCGCCTCCGGTGTCCTCACCCTCTTCCTGGCGATCACCATGCGCCGGCGCAAGCGGGCCGCGTGGATCCTCAACGTGGTGCTCTGCGGGCTTTTCCTGCTGCTGTTCGCGCTGGTGATGTTCTTCCCCGAGATCCGCCGGCACGCCCAGAACTGGATCTCCCTGGCCCTGACGGCCGCCTTCTTCGTCGCGCTGCTGCTCGGCCGCAGGGAGTTCTACGCCAAGGGCGACCGCTCCAACCCGCTGCTCGCGACGGTGGTCGCGGCCGGCGGACTGCTCGTCACCTCGCTGCTCGCGGCCGGTCTGGTCACCGTCACGAACACCTCGGCCGGGCACTCCACCTTCCTGGAGCGCTGGCGGTACGGGGTGATGCGGCTGGTCACGCTCGCCGCCGACGACGCGCGCTTCCCCGGGATCGCCACGCCCGGCTGGGTCGACGTCGTCATCAACGTCATGTCCACGGTGCTGCTGTTCGCGGTGCTCTTCGCCGCCTTCCGCTCCCGGCGGGCGGTCGACCCGCTCACCGAGGAGGACGAGGAGCGGCTGCGGGCGCTGCTCGACAGGCACGGCGAGCGGGACTCGCTGGGCTACTTCGCGCTGCGCCGCGAGAAGAGCGTGGTGTGGTCGCCGAGCGGGAAGGCGGCCGTCACCTACCGGGTGGTGGGCGGGGTGTCGCTGGCCTCGGGCGATCCGATCGGCGACCCGGAGGCATGGCCCGGCGCCATCGAGCCGTGGCTCGCCGAGGCCCGCGAGCACGGCTGGGTCCCGGCGGTGATGGGGGCGAGCGAGGAGGCCGGCACCGTCTACGCCCGGCACGGGCTCGACGCCCTGGAGCTGGGCGACGAGGCGATCGTGGAGACCGACGAGTTCACCCTCGACGGGCGCGCCATGCGCACGGTCCGGCAGGCCTTCAACCGGGTCAAGCGGGCCGGGTACGAGGTCCGGATCCGGCGCCACGAGGACATCCCGGCCGACGAGATGCACGAGCTGCTGCGCAAGGCCGACGACTGGCGCGACGGCGCCACCGAGCGGGGCTTCTCCATGGCCCTCGGGCGCCTCGGCGACCCGGGCGACGGCCGGTGCGTGATGCTGGAGTGCACCGACGCCGAGGGCGAGCTGCGGGCGTTGCTGTCCTTCGTGCCGTGGGGCCCGAAGGGGCTCTCGCTGGACCTGATGCGCCGTGACCGCGACTCCGAGAACGGGCTGATGGAGTTCATGGTCATCGAACTCCTCCAGCGGGCCAAGGAGATCGGGATCACTCAGGTCTCGCTGAACTTCGCCATGTTCCGGTCCGTCTTCGAACGCGGCTCGAAGCTCGGGGCGGGACCCGTGCTGCGCCTGTGGCGCTCACTGCTCACCTTCTTCTCCCGCTGGTGGCAGATCGAGTCGCTGTACCGCGCCAACGCCAAGTACCGACCGATCTGGGAGCCCCGCTTCATGCTCTTCGAGAAGAGCGCCGACCTGCTGCGCATCGGTGTCGCGGCCGGCCGCGCCGAAGGCTTCCTCGAAGCCCCGGGGCTGCTGGGGGCGCCCCGGGACGGAGTCTGGGGCAGGCTGCACCGCAGACACCCGGAGGGCCGGCGG
- a CDS encoding DUF3043 domain-containing protein → MFRSRSKDEKAPTEKVTADLSKQPRDPEAPKGRPTPKRSEAQSQRRRAQTAPLDRKEAMKRQREARRADLARQREALASGDERYLPVRDKGPVRRFVRDFVDSRFAVAEFFLPMAVVILVLSLFGNANPSLQNISLLLWAGVIVMIVIDSIGLTIRLRKQLNQRFPNEPKRGAVAYGLMRTLQMRRLRLPKPQVKRGERP, encoded by the coding sequence GTGTTCCGTAGCCGTTCGAAGGATGAGAAGGCCCCCACCGAAAAGGTGACGGCGGACCTCTCCAAGCAGCCCCGCGACCCCGAGGCCCCCAAGGGCCGCCCGACCCCCAAGAGGAGCGAGGCACAGTCCCAGCGCCGCCGCGCACAGACCGCGCCGCTGGACCGCAAGGAGGCCATGAAGCGCCAGCGCGAGGCCCGCCGCGCGGACCTGGCCCGCCAGCGCGAAGCCCTGGCCAGCGGTGACGAGCGCTATCTGCCGGTCCGCGACAAGGGTCCGGTGCGGCGCTTCGTCCGCGACTTCGTCGACTCCCGGTTCGCCGTGGCCGAGTTCTTCCTGCCGATGGCCGTGGTGATCCTCGTGCTGTCGCTGTTCGGCAACGCCAACCCCTCCCTGCAGAACATCTCGCTGCTGCTCTGGGCCGGTGTGATCGTCATGATCGTCATCGACTCGATCGGTCTCACGATCCGGCTGCGCAAGCAGCTGAACCAGCGGTTCCCGAACGAGCCGAAGCGCGGCGCGGTCGCATACGGCCTGATGCGCACGCTCCAGATGCGCCGCCTGCGGCTGCCCAAGCCGCAGGTCAAGCGCGGAGAGCGGCCCTGA
- a CDS encoding sensor histidine kinase, with translation MTTTGARLARPRHWLRNHRLAFDAGLAFVVLACMITGSFADPHGSPNGPTFGDRAPTPAGVVLMLLGALALVFRRRYPIPVLALTVTVSLVGLIGEERPAPAAMSAVVALYTVASRTDRPTTWRLGLATMTLLTCAAMVFGPTPWYAQENLGVVAWTGMAAAAGDAVRSRRAFVDAIRERAERAERTREEEARRRVAEERLRIARDLHDIVAHHIALVNVQAGVAAHVMDKRPDQAKEALAHVRTASRSALDELRATVGLLRQSGDPEAPTEPVSGLAVLDDLLATFRNAGLPVEVTRTDAGTSLPAAVDLAAYRIIQEALTNVRKHAGPDARAEVSVLRVGRTVEITVLDDGPAATAAPADGGGHGLVGMRERVTALGGTLTAAPRFGGGFRVQAILPVTGRTGEDDA, from the coding sequence GTGACGACCACCGGAGCCCGCCTCGCCCGACCCCGCCACTGGCTGCGGAACCACCGCCTCGCCTTCGACGCGGGGCTCGCGTTCGTCGTGCTCGCCTGCATGATCACCGGTTCCTTCGCCGACCCGCACGGCAGCCCCAACGGCCCCACCTTCGGCGACCGTGCGCCCACCCCCGCGGGCGTCGTCCTCATGCTGCTCGGCGCCCTCGCCCTGGTGTTCCGCCGCCGGTACCCGATCCCGGTGCTCGCCCTCACCGTCACCGTCTCCCTCGTCGGCCTGATCGGCGAGGAGCGCCCCGCACCGGCGGCGATGAGCGCCGTCGTCGCCCTCTACACCGTCGCCTCCCGCACCGACCGGCCCACCACCTGGCGGCTCGGCCTCGCCACCATGACCCTGCTGACCTGCGCCGCCATGGTCTTCGGCCCCACCCCCTGGTACGCGCAGGAGAACCTGGGCGTCGTCGCCTGGACCGGAATGGCCGCGGCGGCCGGCGACGCGGTGCGCAGCCGCCGCGCGTTCGTGGACGCCATCCGGGAGCGGGCCGAACGGGCCGAGCGCACCCGCGAGGAGGAGGCCCGGCGGCGGGTCGCCGAGGAGCGGCTGCGCATCGCCCGCGACCTCCACGACATCGTCGCCCACCACATCGCCCTCGTCAACGTGCAGGCCGGGGTCGCCGCCCACGTCATGGACAAGCGCCCCGACCAGGCGAAGGAGGCCCTGGCCCATGTCCGCACCGCCTCCCGCTCGGCCCTCGACGAGCTGCGCGCCACCGTGGGCCTGCTGCGCCAGTCGGGTGACCCGGAGGCCCCGACCGAGCCGGTGTCGGGCCTCGCGGTCCTCGACGACCTGCTGGCCACCTTCCGCAACGCGGGCCTCCCGGTCGAGGTGACCCGCACCGACGCCGGCACCTCCCTGCCGGCCGCCGTCGACCTCGCCGCGTACCGGATCATCCAGGAGGCGCTGACCAACGTGCGCAAGCACGCCGGTCCGGACGCGCGCGCCGAGGTCAGCGTCCTGCGGGTGGGCCGCACGGTGGAGATCACCGTCCTCGACGACGGCCCGGCGGCGACGGCCGCCCCGGCCGACGGCGGCGGTCACGGCCTGGTCGGGATGCGCGAACGGGTGACGGCGCTCGGCGGCACCCTGACCGCCGCACCCCGCTTCGGGGGCGGCTTCCGGGTGCAGGCGATACTGCCCGTGACCGGCCGCACGGGGGAGGACGACGCATGA
- a CDS encoding PspA/IM30 family protein, with protein sequence MSGVMKRMGMIFRAKANKALDRAEDPRETLDYSYQKQLELLQKVRRGVADVATSRKRLELQLNQLQGQSAKLEDQGRKALALGREDLAREALSRRAALQQQVSDLEVQHQTLQGEEEKLTLAAQRLQAKVDAFRTKKETIKATYTAAQAQTRIAESFSGISEEMSDVGVAIQRAEDKTAQLQARAGAIDELLASGALDDQSGLAKDDIQAELDRLSGGTDVELELQRMKAELAGGPSAQQQALEGGTGQNQGQNQQQSHPRFDKQ encoded by the coding sequence ATGAGCGGTGTCATGAAGCGTATGGGGATGATCTTCCGCGCGAAGGCAAACAAGGCCCTCGACCGGGCCGAGGATCCGCGCGAGACCCTCGATTACTCCTACCAGAAGCAGCTGGAGCTGTTGCAGAAGGTGCGCCGTGGTGTCGCCGACGTGGCGACGTCCCGCAAGCGCCTCGAACTGCAGCTGAACCAGCTCCAGGGCCAGTCCGCCAAGCTGGAGGACCAGGGCCGCAAGGCGCTGGCGCTCGGCCGCGAGGACCTGGCCCGCGAGGCGCTGTCCCGCCGGGCGGCGCTGCAGCAGCAGGTGAGCGACCTGGAGGTGCAGCACCAGACCCTGCAGGGCGAGGAGGAGAAGCTGACCCTGGCGGCCCAGCGGCTCCAGGCCAAGGTCGACGCCTTCCGCACGAAGAAGGAGACCATCAAGGCCACGTACACGGCGGCGCAGGCGCAGACCAGGATCGCCGAGTCCTTCTCCGGCATCTCCGAGGAGATGAGCGACGTCGGCGTGGCGATCCAGCGCGCCGAGGACAAGACGGCCCAGCTCCAGGCGCGGGCCGGCGCGATCGACGAGCTGCTCGCCTCCGGCGCCCTCGACGACCAGTCGGGCCTGGCGAAGGACGACATCCAGGCCGAGCTCGACCGGCTCTCCGGCGGCACGGACGTGGAGCTGGAGCTCCAGCGGATGAAGGCCGAGCTCGCGGGAGGCCCGTCCGCCCAGCAGCAGGCCCTCGAAGGCGGCACCGGCCAGAACCAGGGCCAGAACCAGCAGCAGTCCCACCCGCGTTTCGACAAGCAGTAG
- a CDS encoding class I SAM-dependent methyltransferase codes for MPGGLRDTVRQELIARQLDEQIAGRYPVGQRLRILDAGMGQGTQALRLARAGHTVTGLEADPELLKAARDSLATEPAGIRERVRLIEGDGRETGVHFLPGSFDIVLCHGVLMYADEPDALLAGLARMLAPGGLLSLVVRNAEALAMRPGLAGDWSGALSAFDSDVYEDGAGAKVRADRLDALTSTLAGIAAPLHAWYGVRVFTDGIPGDLGLPAADELERLLAAEDRAGRTDPYRRIAGLLHLCGVRG; via the coding sequence GTGCCCGGGGGGCTGCGCGACACCGTCCGCCAGGAACTGATCGCGCGCCAGCTGGACGAGCAGATAGCCGGCCGCTACCCCGTGGGGCAGCGGCTGCGCATCCTCGACGCCGGGATGGGCCAGGGCACCCAGGCCCTGCGCCTGGCCCGCGCCGGGCACACCGTGACCGGTCTGGAGGCCGACCCCGAGCTGCTCAAGGCGGCCCGCGATTCGCTGGCGACCGAACCCGCCGGCATCCGCGAACGGGTCCGCCTGATCGAGGGCGACGGGCGCGAGACCGGCGTGCACTTCCTGCCCGGCAGCTTCGACATCGTCCTGTGCCACGGCGTGCTCATGTACGCCGACGAGCCCGACGCGCTGCTCGCCGGCCTCGCCCGCATGCTCGCCCCCGGCGGACTGCTCTCCCTGGTGGTACGGAACGCCGAGGCGCTGGCCATGCGGCCCGGCCTCGCCGGGGACTGGTCGGGGGCGCTCTCCGCCTTCGACTCGGACGTGTACGAGGACGGCGCCGGAGCGAAGGTGCGGGCCGACCGGCTGGACGCGCTCACCTCCACCCTCGCCGGGATCGCGGCGCCGCTGCACGCCTGGTACGGGGTGCGGGTCTTCACCGACGGCATCCCCGGCGACCTCGGCCTGCCGGCCGCCGACGAGCTCGAACGCCTGCTGGCCGCCGAGGACCGGGCCGGGCGGACCGACCCGTACCGGCGGATCGCGGGTCTGCTGCACCTGTGCGGGGTACGGGGCTGA
- a CDS encoding nicotinate-nucleotide--dimethylbenzimidazole phosphoribosyltransferase produces the protein MNLDDFSDLIERPDGGIRRDAEERRARLAVRPGALGRLDEWGEWLAAAQGAVPVRPLEQPKVVLFAGDHGVASLGVSGRAAGGAYELVRAVLDGASPVAVLARAQRVPVRVVDAGLDCDPELLPAEVTRRRVRRGSGRIDVENALTVEEARAAVELGVAVADEEADSGTDLVVLGDLSVGGTTPASTLIAALCGTDASVVTGRGGAGIDDLAWMRKCAAIRDALRRARPVLGDQLELLAAVGGADLAAMTGFLLQCSVRRLPVVLDGVVGAACALVAQRAAFRAPDWWLAGQVSGEPAQAKALDRMALNPLLDHGVTVGEGTGALLALPLVRAAAALAAELPELTLPDTVAAEES, from the coding sequence GTGAACCTCGACGACTTCTCCGATCTGATCGAGCGCCCCGACGGGGGGATCCGGCGTGACGCCGAGGAGCGCCGGGCGCGGCTCGCGGTGCGTCCGGGTGCGCTCGGGCGGCTCGACGAGTGGGGCGAGTGGCTGGCGGCGGCCCAGGGCGCGGTACCGGTGCGTCCGCTGGAGCAGCCGAAGGTGGTGCTGTTCGCGGGCGACCACGGTGTGGCCTCGCTCGGTGTGTCCGGGCGGGCGGCGGGCGGCGCGTACGAGCTGGTGCGCGCGGTGCTCGACGGGGCGAGCCCGGTGGCGGTGCTCGCGCGGGCGCAGCGGGTGCCGGTGCGGGTGGTGGACGCGGGTCTCGACTGTGACCCGGAGCTGCTGCCGGCGGAGGTGACGCGACGGCGGGTGCGGCGGGGTTCGGGCCGCATCGACGTGGAGAACGCGCTGACGGTGGAGGAGGCGCGGGCGGCTGTCGAGCTGGGCGTCGCCGTGGCCGACGAGGAGGCCGACTCGGGGACCGATCTCGTGGTGCTCGGGGACCTCAGCGTGGGCGGTACGACGCCGGCGTCGACGCTGATCGCGGCGCTGTGCGGGACGGACGCCTCGGTGGTGACCGGGCGGGGCGGCGCGGGGATCGACGACCTGGCGTGGATGCGCAAGTGCGCGGCGATCCGGGACGCGCTGCGCCGGGCGCGGCCGGTGCTCGGGGACCAGCTGGAGCTGCTGGCGGCGGTGGGCGGCGCGGACCTGGCGGCGATGACCGGGTTCCTGTTGCAGTGCTCGGTGCGGCGGCTGCCGGTGGTGCTCGACGGCGTGGTGGGCGCGGCCTGTGCGCTGGTGGCGCAGCGGGCGGCGTTCCGGGCGCCGGACTGGTGGCTGGCGGGTCAGGTGAGCGGGGAGCCGGCGCAGGCGAAGGCGCTGGACCGGATGGCGCTCAACCCTCTGCTCGACCACGGCGTCACTGTGGGCGAGGGAACCGGGGCGTTGCTCGCGCTTCCGCTCGTCCGCGCCGCCGCCGCACTGGCGGCGGAGCTGCCGGAACTGACCCTTCCGGACACTGTGGCGGCCGAGGAGAGCTGA
- a CDS encoding bifunctional adenosylcobinamide kinase/adenosylcobinamide-phosphate guanylyltransferase encodes MELTLLGTGAPLGLPRPGCPCAVCALSRGERARAATSLLVDGALLLDLTPGAALAAARSGHSLVGVRQVLLTHPHDGPAVEMPAGLPTAGRVPDGRELTLISGHTVRAVPMDAPGTGYEVTSADGERLLYLPPGGAPAGLGDERREPYDMVVADVVGRPDGLARLRASGAVGAATDVVAVHLDHDAPVGGELDRRLAAAGARAVPDGTTLYVGEYHAVPEVPRRTLVTGGARSGKSVEAERRLETFPEVLYVATGGSREGDPEWAHRVGLHRERRPGSWRTAETCDLVPLLADDGPALLIDCLSLWLTDAMDRVGAWDDERWAGGGREELAARVAELVAAVRATSRTVVAVTNEVGSGVVPATAAGRRFRDELGRLNAAFGDECEQVVLVVAGQALVLRG; translated from the coding sequence GTGGAACTGACACTGCTCGGCACCGGCGCACCTCTCGGACTCCCCCGCCCCGGCTGCCCCTGCGCCGTGTGCGCGCTGTCCCGTGGGGAGCGGGCGCGGGCCGCGACCTCGCTGCTCGTGGACGGAGCCCTGCTGCTGGATCTGACGCCGGGGGCCGCGCTCGCGGCGGCCCGTTCGGGGCACTCGCTGGTCGGGGTGCGGCAGGTCCTGCTGACGCATCCGCACGACGGGCCCGCCGTGGAGATGCCGGCGGGGCTGCCGACGGCCGGCCGGGTGCCGGACGGGCGGGAGCTGACGCTGATCAGCGGGCACACGGTGCGGGCGGTGCCGATGGACGCGCCGGGCACGGGGTACGAGGTGACCTCGGCGGACGGGGAGCGGTTGCTGTACCTGCCGCCGGGCGGCGCTCCCGCGGGCCTGGGCGACGAGCGGCGCGAGCCGTACGACATGGTGGTGGCGGACGTCGTGGGGCGGCCGGACGGTCTCGCGCGGCTGCGGGCGAGCGGGGCCGTGGGGGCGGCCACGGACGTGGTCGCCGTCCATCTGGACCATGACGCTCCGGTCGGCGGCGAGCTGGACCGGCGGCTCGCCGCGGCGGGGGCGCGGGCGGTGCCGGACGGGACCACGCTGTACGTCGGCGAGTACCACGCCGTACCGGAGGTGCCGCGGCGGACGCTGGTGACCGGCGGGGCGAGGTCGGGCAAGTCGGTGGAGGCCGAGCGGCGTCTGGAGACCTTTCCCGAGGTGCTGTACGTGGCGACGGGCGGCAGCCGGGAGGGCGATCCGGAGTGGGCGCACCGGGTGGGTCTGCACCGGGAGCGGCGGCCGGGCTCGTGGCGGACGGCGGAGACCTGCGATCTCGTGCCGCTGCTGGCGGACGACGGGCCGGCGCTGTTGATCGACTGTCTGTCGCTGTGGCTGACGGACGCCATGGACCGGGTCGGCGCGTGGGACGACGAACGGTGGGCGGGCGGTGGCCGGGAGGAGCTGGCCGCGCGGGTCGCGGAGCTGGTGGCGGCGGTGCGGGCGACGAGCCGCACGGTGGTGGCGGTGACGAACGAGGTGGGGTCCGGGGTGGTTCCGGCGACGGCGGCGGGACGGCGCTTCCGGGACGAGCTGGGGCGGCTGAACGCGGCCTTCGGGGACGAGTGCGAGCAGGTGGTCCTGGTGGTGGCCGGGCAGGCGCTGGTGCTGCGCGGGTAG
- a CDS encoding response regulator transcription factor: MTGTEPTPPIRVLLADDQALLRSAFRILVDSEPDMEVVAEAADGAEAVALARETAPDVVLMDIRMPGTDGLAATRMITADPELSAVRIVMLTTFEVDEYVVRSLRAGASGFLGKGAEPEELLDAIRIAHAGEALLSPAATKGLIATFLAQGGGTDPEREPSPSYAERLAALTAREREVLALVAGGLSNDEIAERLDVSPLTVKTHVNRTMAKLGARDRAQLVVTAYESGLVRPRVE; this comes from the coding sequence ATGACGGGAACCGAGCCGACACCGCCCATCCGGGTGCTGCTCGCCGACGACCAGGCCCTGCTCCGCAGCGCCTTCCGGATCCTGGTCGACTCCGAGCCCGACATGGAGGTCGTCGCGGAGGCCGCCGACGGGGCCGAGGCGGTGGCCCTGGCCCGGGAGACCGCGCCGGACGTGGTCCTGATGGACATCCGCATGCCCGGCACGGACGGCCTCGCCGCCACCCGCATGATCACCGCCGACCCGGAGCTGTCGGCCGTACGGATCGTCATGCTGACCACCTTCGAGGTCGACGAGTACGTGGTGCGGTCGCTGCGCGCCGGGGCGTCCGGCTTCCTCGGCAAGGGCGCGGAGCCGGAGGAGCTGCTCGACGCCATCCGCATCGCGCACGCGGGCGAGGCGCTGCTCTCCCCGGCGGCCACCAAGGGCCTGATCGCGACGTTCCTCGCCCAGGGCGGCGGCACCGACCCGGAGCGGGAGCCGTCCCCCTCGTACGCGGAGCGGCTCGCGGCGCTCACCGCCCGGGAGCGGGAGGTCCTGGCCCTGGTGGCGGGCGGGCTGTCCAACGACGAGATCGCCGAGCGGCTCGACGTCAGCCCGCTGACCGTCAAGACCCACGTGAACCGGACCATGGCCAAGCTCGGCGCCCGGGACCGGGCGCAACTGGTCGTCACGGCCTACGAGTCGGGGCTCGTACGCCCGAGGGTGGAGTGA
- the pspAA gene encoding PspA-associated protein PspAA, producing MIVRIMGEGQCTLADSHFAELNRLDEELLGEMESGDEAGFRRTLHALLDKVRELGEPLPDDSLEPSELILPAPDATLDEVRAMLSDDGLIPG from the coding sequence ATGATCGTACGGATCATGGGGGAGGGCCAGTGCACGCTGGCCGACAGCCACTTCGCCGAGCTCAACCGACTCGACGAGGAACTCCTGGGGGAGATGGAATCGGGCGACGAGGCGGGCTTCCGCCGCACGCTGCACGCCCTGCTCGACAAGGTCCGGGAGCTCGGCGAGCCGCTCCCGGACGACTCCCTGGAGCCCTCCGAACTGATCCTTCCGGCTCCTGACGCGACCCTCGACGAGGTGCGCGCGATGCTCTCCGACGACGGTCTGATCCCGGGCTGA